One genomic window of Quercus lobata isolate SW786 chromosome 9, ValleyOak3.0 Primary Assembly, whole genome shotgun sequence includes the following:
- the LOC115960207 gene encoding eukaryotic translation initiation factor 2D, whose translation MFKKAVEAKSHQRLSGADRKKLKRTVRDRFPAASDADIDALFPPKAEITVAKFQNRVHVYAVEGGFPMFFDVDGRGTEIYPTVFALWKVPDLLPVFMLKGGEVSRFIIGGADLMFPGISVPVEGLPSFLAGETWAVKVPGNPAPIAVGATTMSSTEALKAGLRGKALRITHHYHDILWESVEGHYVPNAGFFEDVVFEDPALLQSGQASDSCEGSTDVSNGQRNGDDNIEVGENVDVTDVFDEANHASSSSKQIDVDNATAEEIIGGVGDLKVTDNVLSEDLNVQHTLSTEDVDALLDKCLLQALHTTIKDKDLPMPGSTLWANHVLPCRPSGITLDIKKSSHKKLSKWLQAKSSMGLISVKEDKYKKEVMLLSVNRNNVEYSSFKPEKRQVEKNDQISDRAANESRSNKVLDVAEIYKPSVHVNPIFASVGADTGNLYSASEATDIVFKYVEKENLVKPTDRSIVVLDPILCDALFKGAIKKGSRYPTEIHKKDLGAAFISRMQPHHIVTRGSESVVRKGALKAIQILTERRQGNKKVTKLSGMESFLIDAEALASELQKKFACSTSVTELPGKKGHEVLVQGGVIDDLAKHLIEQYGIPKRYIEVLDKTRR comes from the exons ATGTTCAAGAAGGCAGTGGAGGCAAAGTCACACCAGAGGCTGTCAGGGGCAGACAGGAAGAAGCTTAAACGCACCGTCAGAGACCGTTTCCCCGCAGCCTCGGATGCCGACATCGACGCTTTGTTCCCTCCCAag GCTGAGATAACTGTTGCAAAGTTTCAAAATCGAGTCCATGTATATGCTGTAGAAGGAGGCTTTCCTATGTTTTTTGATGTTGATGGGCGAGGCACAGAAATATATCCCACAG TGTTTGCTCTATGGAAGGTTCCTGATCTCTTGCCTGTTTTCATGCTAAAGGGGGGTGAGGTTTCACGATTCATCATTGGAGGGGCAGATTTGATGTTTCCTGGTATCAGTGTACCTGTAGAAGGTCTACCTTCATTTCTAGCTGGGGAAACATGGGCTGTAAAAGTCCCTGGTAATCCAGCTCCCATTGCG GTAGGAGCAACCACTATGAGCAGCACTGAAGCCTTAAAAGCTGGGCTGCGGGGAAAGGCATTGAGAATCACTCACCATTATCATGACATACTATG GGAATCAGTTGAGGGCCACTATGTGCCAAATGCTGGCTTTTTTGAAGATGTTGTGTTTGAGGATCCTGCTTTACTGCAGTCCGGCCAAGCTTCTGATTCATGTGAAGGTTCTACTGATGTGTCAAATGGGCAGCGGAATGGTGACGATAACATTGAAGTTGGAGAAAATGTTGATGTAACTGATGTctttgatgaagctaatcatGCTTCAAGTTCATCAAAACAGATTGATGTCGACAATGCTACTGCTGAAGAAATAATTGGCGGAGTTGGTGATTTGAAGGTGACAGACAACGTTTTATCTGAGGATTTGAATGTCCAACATACTCTATCCACTGAAGATGTGGATGCTCTTTTGGATAAATGCCTTTTGCAAGCCTTGCATACAACAATTAAAGACAAAGATCTTCCTATGCCTGGCAGTACACTATG GGCAAACCATGTATTACCTTGTAGGCCTTCAGGAATCACTCTAGACATCAAGAAATCATCCCATAAGAAATTATCGAAGTGGTTACAAGCTAAATCTTCTATGGGACTG ATTTCCGTAAAAgaagataaatataaaaaggagGTTATGTTATTGTCTGTTAACCGCAATAATGTGGAGTACTCATCCTTCAAGCCTGAGAAACGACAAGTAGAGAAAAATGATCAGATCAGTGATCGTGCTGCTAATGAAAGTCGGTCAAATAAAGTGCTTGACGTGGCAGAAATCTATAAACCAAGTGTACATGTCAATCCTATTTTTGCTTCTGTAGGAGCTGATACAGGAAACCTTTATAGTGCCTCAGAAGCCACTGATATTGTCTTCAAATATGTTGAGAAAGAAAATCTGGTGAAGCCTACAGACAGGTCCATTGTAGTCCTGGATCCCATATTATGTGATGCACTGTTCAAGGGGGCCATAAAAAAAGGATCAAGGTACCCAACAGAAATTCATAAAAAAGATTTAGGGGCGGCATTCATAAGCCGGATGCAACCTCACCACATTGTGACAAGAGGAAGTGAGTCAGTTGTTCGTAAAGGTGCTCTGAAAGCAATTCAGATATTGACAGAACGGCGGCAAGGTAACAAAAAGGTGACTAAACTTTCAGGGATGGAATCATTTTTGATTGATGCTGAAGCATTGGCATCTGAGCTTCAGAAAAAGTTTGCTTGCAGTACATCAGTGACAGAATTACCAG gtAAGAAAGGACATGAGGTTTTGGTACAAGGTGGAGTGATTGATGATCTTGCGAAACATCTAATTGAACAATATGGAATCCCTAAGAGATATATTGAAGTTCTTGATAAAACCAGGAGATGA
- the LOC115959392 gene encoding dynamin-2A-like isoform X1 — translation MEAIEELCQLSESMRQASALLADEDVDEISSSSGSSSRRASTFLNCVALGNVGAGKSAVLNSLIGHPVLPTGENGATRAPISIDLQRDGSLSSKSIVLQIDNKSQQVSASALRHSLQDRLSKSSSGKSRDEIYLKLRTSTAPPLKLIDLPGLDQRIMDESMVSEYAEHNDAILLVIVPASQAPEIASSRALRIAKEFDGDGTRAIGVISKIDQAASDQKALAAVQALLLNQGPSRASDMPWVALIGQSVAIASASGSVGSESSLETAWRAESESLKSILTGAPQSKLGRIALVDALAQQIRNRMKVRLPNILSGLQGKSQVVQDELVRLGEQMVNSSEGTRALALELCREFEDKFLQHVTSGEGAGWKIVASFEGNFPNRIKQLPLDRHFDINNVKRIVLEADGYQPYLISPEKGLRSLIKGVLELAKEPSRLCVDEVHRVLVDIVSAAANGTPGLGRYPPFKREVVAIASAALDVFKNESKKMVVALVDMERAFVPPQHFIRLVQRRMERQRREEELKTRSTKKGQDAEQGMLNRATSPQMAGQQTGGSLKSMKEKSGQAEKEAQENSGLKTAGPEGEITAGFILKKSAKTNGWSRRWFVLNEKTGKLGYTKKQEERHFRGVITLEECNIEEVSDEEGPPAPPAKSSKDKKANGPDYGKAPSLVFKLTSKVPYKTVLKAHSAVVLKAESIADKTEWMNKIRSVIQPSKAGQLKGTPIEGGMRQSLSDGSLDMMTRKPADPEEELRWMSQEVRGYVEAVLNSLAANVPKAVVLCQVEKAKEDMLNQLYSSVSAQSTGRIEELLQEDQNVKRRRERYQKQSSLLSKLTRQLSIHDNRASAASSFSNGGAAESSPRTSGPSGDDWRSAFDAAANGSVDYNSHSDSFRSRSNGHSRNSSDPAQNGDMNSGSNSSSRRTPNRLPPPPPPSGSSGYKYY, via the exons ATGGAGGCGATCGAAGAGTTGTGTCAGCTATCGGAGTCGATGCGACAGGCCTCGGCTCTGCTCGCCGACGAAGACGTTGACGAAATTTCAAGCTCCTCTGGTTCTTCTTCTAGAAGAGCCTCCACTTTTCTTAATTGCGTTGCTCTCGGCAATGTT GGTGCTGGTAAATCTGCTGTCTTGAACAGTTTAATTGGTCATCCTGTTTTG CCAACTGGTGAAAATGGTGCTACACGGGCGCCCATAAGCATCGATTTACAGAGGGATGGTTCTTTGAGCAGCAAATCAATTGTTTTGCAGATTGACAATAAATCTCAACAAGTTTCTGCAA GTGCGTTGCGACATTCTCTACAGGATAGATTGAGTAAGAGTTCCTCAGGCAAGAGTCGAGATGAAATATATTTGAAGCTACGCACAAGCACAG CTCCTCCCCTGAAGTTGATTGATTTACCTGGGCTGGATCAACGGATCATGGATGAGTCGATG GTTAGTGAATATGCTGAGCATAACGATGCCATTCTGCTGGTTATAGTACCTGCGTCCCAGGCACCTGAAATTGCTTCGTCTCGAGCCCTTAGAATTGCCAAGGAATTTGATGGAGATG GTACCAGAGCCATTGGTGTAATTAGTAAAATAGATCAAGCTGCATCAGACCAGAAAGCTCTGGCTGCTGTTCAGGCTCTTCTGTTAAATCAGGGGCCCTCAAGAGCATCTGATATGCCATGGGTTGCTTTAATAGGTCAATCGGTTGCAATAGCCTCCGCATCTGGATCTGTTGGCTCCGAGAGTTCCTTGGAAACTGCATGGAGGGCAGAGAGTGAAAGTCTAAAGTCCATACTAACTGGAGCCCCTCAAAGTAAGCTTGGGAGAATAGCTTTGGTGGATGCTCTGGCACAGCAGATTCGCAATCGTATGAAAGTCCGGCTTCCTAATATCCTCTCTGG GTTGCAGGGCAAGTCTCAAGTAGTTCAGGATGAGTTGGTAAGGCTTGGTGAGCAAATGGTGAATAGTTCTGAGGGCACCAGGGCTCTAGCCTTGGAACTTTGTCGTGAATTTGAGGATAAGTTTCTCCAGCATGTTACATCCGGTGAG GGTGCGGGTTGGAAAATTGTTGCCAGTTTCGAGGGGAACTTTCCAAATAGAATCAAGCAACTTCCTTTAGACAGAcattttgatatcaataatgTCAAGAGG ATTGTGTTAGAAGCGGATGGTTATCAACCATATCTCATATCCCCTGAAAAGGGTTTAAGATCCTTAATTAAAGGTGTCTTGGAGCTTGCAAAAGAACCATCGCGACTTTGTGTTGATGAG GTACACCGTGTCCTGGTAGATATAGTTTCTGCTGCTGCAAATGGTACACCAGGTCTTGGAAGATACCCTCCTTTTAAGAGAGAG GTTGTGGCAATTGCAAGTGCTGCTTTAGATGTGTTTAAGAATGAATCAAAGAAAATGGTTGTTGCACTGGTAGATATGGAGCGAGCTTTTGTGCCGCCCCAACATTTTATCCGTTTGGTGCAAagaag aaTGGAGAGACAGCGCCGGGAGGAGGAGCTCAAGACACGTTCCACAAAAAAAGGACAAGATGCAGAGCAAGGAATGCTAAACAGG GCAACTAGTCCTCAGATGGCTGGTCAACAAACTGGTGGAAGTTTGAAATCAATGAAGGAGAAATCTGGTCAGGCAGAGAAAGAAGCACAGGAGAATTCAGGTTTGAAGACTGCAGGCCCTGAAGGAGAAATAACGGCAG gttttatattaaagaaaagtGCAAAAACTAACGGATGGAGTCGGCGGTGGTTTGTTTTGAACGAGAAGACCGGAAAG CTTGGGTACACCAAAAAGCAAGAGGAAAGACATTTTCGTGGAGTCATCACTTTGGAG GAATGTAATATTGAAGAGGTCTCAGACGAGGAAGGACCACCAGCACCTCCAGCAAAGAGTTCAAAGGATAAGAAGGCTAATGGGCCAGATTATGGAAAAGCACCCAGTCTTGTGTTCAAGCTCACTAGCAAGGTTCCATATAAAACTGTGTTGAAAG CTCATAGTGCCGTTGTATTGAAGGCTGAGAGTATAGCAGATAAGACTGAATGGATGAATAAGATAAGAAGTGTTATTCAACCTTCTAAGGCAGGACAATTGAAGGGTACACCCATTGAAGGTGGTATGCGACAAAGTCTTTCTGATGGTTCTCTG GATATGATGACTCGAAAACCTGCTGATCCTGAAGAGGAGCTTCGGTGGATGTCTCAAGAAGTACGTGGTTATGTTGAAGCAGTTTTGAACAGTTTGGCTGCAAATGTCCCTAAA GCAGTTGTTCTTTGCCAAGTTGAGAAAGCCAAGGAAGACATGCTAAATCAGTTGTACAGTTCTGTCAG TGCACAGAGCACAGGCAGGATTGAAGAGCTGCTTCAAGAGGACCAGAATGTAAAACGTAGGAGAGAGCGCTACCAAAAACAGTCTTCTCTCCTTTCTAAACTAACGCGCCAGCTTAGCATTCATGACAACCGAGCTTCTGCTGCTTCCAGCTTTTCTAATGGAGGAGCAG CAGAAAGCAGTCCTAGAACCAGTGGTCCTTCTGGTGATGACTGGAGATCTGCATTTGATGCAGCTGCTAATGGCTCTGTTGACTACAATTCCCACAGTGATTCTTTTAGGTCTCGATCCAATGGTCACAGCAGAAATTCCAGCGACCCAGCACAAAATGGTGATATGAACTCTGGTTCAAACTCCAGCAGCCGGCGTACTCCTAATCGgttgccaccaccaccaccaccgtcTGGTTCTTCGGGTTACAAATACTATTAA
- the LOC115959392 gene encoding dynamin-2A-like isoform X2 — protein MEAIEELCQLSESMRQASALLADEDVDEISSSSGSSSRRASTFLNCVALGNVGAGKSAVLNSLIGHPVLPTGENGATRAPISIDLQRDGSLSSKSIVLQIDNKSQQVSASALRHSLQDRLSKSSSGKSRDEIYLKLRTSTAPPLKLIDLPGLDQRIMDESMVSEYAEHNDAILLVIVPASQAPEIASSRALRIAKEFDGDGTRAIGVISKIDQAASDQKALAAVQALLLNQGPSRASDMPWVALIGQSVAIASASGSVGSESSLETAWRAESESLKSILTGAPQSKLGRIALVDALAQQIRNRMKVRLPNILSGLQGKSQVVQDELVRLGEQMVNSSEGTRALALELCREFEDKFLQHVTSGEGAGWKIVASFEGNFPNRIKQLPLDRHFDINNVKRIVLEADGYQPYLISPEKGLRSLIKGVLELAKEPSRLCVDEVHRVLVDIVSAAANGTPGLGRYPPFKREVVAIASAALDVFKNESKKMVVALVDMERAFVPPQHFIRLVQRRMERQRREEELKTRSTKKGQDAEQGMLNRATSPQMAGQQTGGSLKSMKEKSGQAEKEAQENSGLKTAGPEGEITAGFILKKSAKTNGWSRRWFVLNEKTGKLGYTKKQEERHFRGVITLEECNIEEVSDEEGPPAPPAKSSKDKKANGPDYGKAPSLVFKLTSKVPYKTVLKAHSAVVLKAESIADKTEWMNKIRSVIQPSKAGQLKGTPIEGGMRQSLSDGSLDMMTRKPADPEEELRWMSQEVRGYVEAVLNSLAANVPKAVVLCQVEKAKEDMLNQLYSSVSAQSTGRIEELLQEDQNVKRRRERYQKQSSLLSKLTRQLSIHDNRASAASSFSNGGAESSPRTSGPSGDDWRSAFDAAANGSVDYNSHSDSFRSRSNGHSRNSSDPAQNGDMNSGSNSSSRRTPNRLPPPPPPSGSSGYKYY, from the exons ATGGAGGCGATCGAAGAGTTGTGTCAGCTATCGGAGTCGATGCGACAGGCCTCGGCTCTGCTCGCCGACGAAGACGTTGACGAAATTTCAAGCTCCTCTGGTTCTTCTTCTAGAAGAGCCTCCACTTTTCTTAATTGCGTTGCTCTCGGCAATGTT GGTGCTGGTAAATCTGCTGTCTTGAACAGTTTAATTGGTCATCCTGTTTTG CCAACTGGTGAAAATGGTGCTACACGGGCGCCCATAAGCATCGATTTACAGAGGGATGGTTCTTTGAGCAGCAAATCAATTGTTTTGCAGATTGACAATAAATCTCAACAAGTTTCTGCAA GTGCGTTGCGACATTCTCTACAGGATAGATTGAGTAAGAGTTCCTCAGGCAAGAGTCGAGATGAAATATATTTGAAGCTACGCACAAGCACAG CTCCTCCCCTGAAGTTGATTGATTTACCTGGGCTGGATCAACGGATCATGGATGAGTCGATG GTTAGTGAATATGCTGAGCATAACGATGCCATTCTGCTGGTTATAGTACCTGCGTCCCAGGCACCTGAAATTGCTTCGTCTCGAGCCCTTAGAATTGCCAAGGAATTTGATGGAGATG GTACCAGAGCCATTGGTGTAATTAGTAAAATAGATCAAGCTGCATCAGACCAGAAAGCTCTGGCTGCTGTTCAGGCTCTTCTGTTAAATCAGGGGCCCTCAAGAGCATCTGATATGCCATGGGTTGCTTTAATAGGTCAATCGGTTGCAATAGCCTCCGCATCTGGATCTGTTGGCTCCGAGAGTTCCTTGGAAACTGCATGGAGGGCAGAGAGTGAAAGTCTAAAGTCCATACTAACTGGAGCCCCTCAAAGTAAGCTTGGGAGAATAGCTTTGGTGGATGCTCTGGCACAGCAGATTCGCAATCGTATGAAAGTCCGGCTTCCTAATATCCTCTCTGG GTTGCAGGGCAAGTCTCAAGTAGTTCAGGATGAGTTGGTAAGGCTTGGTGAGCAAATGGTGAATAGTTCTGAGGGCACCAGGGCTCTAGCCTTGGAACTTTGTCGTGAATTTGAGGATAAGTTTCTCCAGCATGTTACATCCGGTGAG GGTGCGGGTTGGAAAATTGTTGCCAGTTTCGAGGGGAACTTTCCAAATAGAATCAAGCAACTTCCTTTAGACAGAcattttgatatcaataatgTCAAGAGG ATTGTGTTAGAAGCGGATGGTTATCAACCATATCTCATATCCCCTGAAAAGGGTTTAAGATCCTTAATTAAAGGTGTCTTGGAGCTTGCAAAAGAACCATCGCGACTTTGTGTTGATGAG GTACACCGTGTCCTGGTAGATATAGTTTCTGCTGCTGCAAATGGTACACCAGGTCTTGGAAGATACCCTCCTTTTAAGAGAGAG GTTGTGGCAATTGCAAGTGCTGCTTTAGATGTGTTTAAGAATGAATCAAAGAAAATGGTTGTTGCACTGGTAGATATGGAGCGAGCTTTTGTGCCGCCCCAACATTTTATCCGTTTGGTGCAAagaag aaTGGAGAGACAGCGCCGGGAGGAGGAGCTCAAGACACGTTCCACAAAAAAAGGACAAGATGCAGAGCAAGGAATGCTAAACAGG GCAACTAGTCCTCAGATGGCTGGTCAACAAACTGGTGGAAGTTTGAAATCAATGAAGGAGAAATCTGGTCAGGCAGAGAAAGAAGCACAGGAGAATTCAGGTTTGAAGACTGCAGGCCCTGAAGGAGAAATAACGGCAG gttttatattaaagaaaagtGCAAAAACTAACGGATGGAGTCGGCGGTGGTTTGTTTTGAACGAGAAGACCGGAAAG CTTGGGTACACCAAAAAGCAAGAGGAAAGACATTTTCGTGGAGTCATCACTTTGGAG GAATGTAATATTGAAGAGGTCTCAGACGAGGAAGGACCACCAGCACCTCCAGCAAAGAGTTCAAAGGATAAGAAGGCTAATGGGCCAGATTATGGAAAAGCACCCAGTCTTGTGTTCAAGCTCACTAGCAAGGTTCCATATAAAACTGTGTTGAAAG CTCATAGTGCCGTTGTATTGAAGGCTGAGAGTATAGCAGATAAGACTGAATGGATGAATAAGATAAGAAGTGTTATTCAACCTTCTAAGGCAGGACAATTGAAGGGTACACCCATTGAAGGTGGTATGCGACAAAGTCTTTCTGATGGTTCTCTG GATATGATGACTCGAAAACCTGCTGATCCTGAAGAGGAGCTTCGGTGGATGTCTCAAGAAGTACGTGGTTATGTTGAAGCAGTTTTGAACAGTTTGGCTGCAAATGTCCCTAAA GCAGTTGTTCTTTGCCAAGTTGAGAAAGCCAAGGAAGACATGCTAAATCAGTTGTACAGTTCTGTCAG TGCACAGAGCACAGGCAGGATTGAAGAGCTGCTTCAAGAGGACCAGAATGTAAAACGTAGGAGAGAGCGCTACCAAAAACAGTCTTCTCTCCTTTCTAAACTAACGCGCCAGCTTAGCATTCATGACAACCGAGCTTCTGCTGCTTCCAGCTTTTCTAATGGAGGAGCAG AAAGCAGTCCTAGAACCAGTGGTCCTTCTGGTGATGACTGGAGATCTGCATTTGATGCAGCTGCTAATGGCTCTGTTGACTACAATTCCCACAGTGATTCTTTTAGGTCTCGATCCAATGGTCACAGCAGAAATTCCAGCGACCCAGCACAAAATGGTGATATGAACTCTGGTTCAAACTCCAGCAGCCGGCGTACTCCTAATCGgttgccaccaccaccaccaccgtcTGGTTCTTCGGGTTACAAATACTATTAA